GCGACGGCAAGCGGCTGTTCCCGGCCGGGAGTGTGCCCATCTCGTTGGACCTCGTCGACCATCGGATCACCGGATCCGGCGCCGTTGCCCTGACGCTGCGCCCCGAGGCCGACCCGGCCGGCGGCGGCCTCAAGATCGGAAGGTTCACCGTCCAGGACGGAAGGGGGACTCCGGCCACCGCCTGAACCAGCCCGACCCGCACCGGCCGGGCACTCCGTGACGCGTCAGATGATCGGCTCGCCGAACCCGGAGGCGACCAGCGCGTCCTCGCAGGCCAGCCACAGCCGCCGGCGCACAGCCGGGCGATCGTGCTTCCAGCGCAGGTAGTAGGTCGGCCGGACCCGACGGTCGCTGAAGAACTGCCCGGTGGTGGTGGCCGGCTCTCCGGCCGCGGACAGCCAGACGATGGTGTCGGCGCCCTGCTCGGCCGTCCGCAGGATCGGACGGACCAGTTTCGCGAACCCCGGGATGGAGTCGGTGACGCCGGGTGTGTCGGCCCAGCCAGGATGCATGCTGTGCACGACGGGATCGCCGTCGCGATCGAAGGCGGCTCCCAACATGGCGGCAATGCTCACCTGCATGCGCTTGGTCCGGGCGTAGGCCCGGACCCCCTTGTAGTCCCCCGAGGCGAATTCCAGGTCGCTGACCAGCGGCGAGGAGTACATGCCGCCGGAAGACACCCAGATGACGCGGCCGTCCCCGTCGGCCCGCAGCAGCGTCCGGAGCCGGACGGTCAGGGCGAACGGGCCGAGCACGTGGGTGGCGAAGGTCAGTTCGTGGCCCTGGGCGCTGAGGGTCCGCTCGGGCGGGATGAGCCCGGCGCAGTGGATCAGGGCGTGCAGCGATGGGACGCTCCGCTCGAGCTCAGCGGCCAACGAGGCGACGGAGTCCAGATCGCTGATGTCGGCCTCGTGCGTGATCACCTGCGCGTCCGGGACGGCGGTGACCATCCGGTCGGCCGCGGCCTGCAGCCGTGCGGCCTTGCGCCCGACCAGGTGGACGCGGGCGCCGAGCCGGGCCAGCCCGAGCGCGGCCGCCTCGCCCAGGCCGGACCCGCCACCGGTCACCACGATGTCCGGGTGGCCGGTGAACGGTCTCGGATCGCCCGGCCACCAGTGCTTGCGCAACGCCGGCCCGATCGAGCTGTAGCCCGGGATCACCATGACGTCGAGCAGTTCGTCCAACGCGCCGTGAATTGTCATCCCCGCCGAGAGTAGCCAGACCGGCGGCACGGCGCTCGCTGCCGGTGGCGCCGGTGCTGTCGGTCGGAGCAGGTACCTTCTGTGCCTATGGCAACCATGGTGACTTTTCACGCCCATCCGGACGACGAATCGATCGGATGCGGCGGCGTCATGCGGAAGGCGGCCGACGAGGGGCACCGGGTGGTGCTGGTGGTCGCGACCCGGGGCGAGCACGGCGAGGTGCCGGACGGGTTTCTGGACCCGGACGAACAGCTCTGGGAGCGTCGGGTCGTCGAAACCCAGGCGTGTGCCGACATTCTCGGCGCGCAGCGGCTGGAGTTCCTGGGCTACGTCGACTCCGGGATGATGGGCGAGCCGACCAACGACCTGCCCGGATCCTTCTGGACGGCCGACATCGAGGAGGCGGCGCAGAAGCTGGCCTCGATCCTGCGCGAGGAGAACGCCGACGTCCTGACCATCTATGACGACAACGGTGGC
This window of the Nakamurella panacisegetis genome carries:
- a CDS encoding SDR family NAD(P)-dependent oxidoreductase is translated as MTIHGALDELLDVMVIPGYSSIGPALRKHWWPGDPRPFTGHPDIVVTGGGSGLGEAAALGLARLGARVHLVGRKAARLQAAADRMVTAVPDAQVITHEADISDLDSVASLAAELERSVPSLHALIHCAGLIPPERTLSAQGHELTFATHVLGPFALTVRLRTLLRADGDGRVIWVSSGGMYSSPLVSDLEFASGDYKGVRAYARTKRMQVSIAAMLGAAFDRDGDPVVHSMHPGWADTPGVTDSIPGFAKLVRPILRTAEQGADTIVWLSAAGEPATTTGQFFSDRRVRPTYYLRWKHDRPAVRRRLWLACEDALVASGFGEPII